One window of the Pan troglodytes isolate AG18354 chromosome 12, NHGRI_mPanTro3-v2.0_pri, whole genome shotgun sequence genome contains the following:
- the PSD4 gene encoding PH and SEC7 domain-containing protein 4 isoform X11, with protein MMGDYRLPDHPQPMEILNLYLGDSLEPHPGECPREMCSHEDPPEPFEEQTWATDPPEPTRQNVPPWGCGVELTHLGSWVHQDGLEPCQEQTRATDPPESTRQDAPPWGSGVELTHLGSPSAQREHRQNTASPGSPVNSHLPGSPKQNRSTSTQVVFWAGILQAQMCVLDLEEELEKTEGLKAGLKCCLPTPPVDLPGDTGLHSSPPENEDSGEDSSEPEGEGQAWLREGTPDSSPQWGAEEESMFFSNPLFLASPCSENSASGECFSWGASDSHAGVRTGPESPATLEPPLPEDTVLWELESEPDLGDGAAISGHCTPPFPVPIYKPHSICWASVAAAEGAPAAPPGHGESEGDRLGPAPSAAPCVDEALTWESGCVGSDLGPAAHPVQPWASLSPEGWQRGGPFWPQVTLNSQDRDEREGGHPQESLPCTLAPCPWRSPASSPEPSSPESESRGPGPRPSPASSQEGSPQLQHHSSGILPKWTLDASQSSLLETDGEQPSSLKKEEAGEALKPGEEVKSEGTARPAETGDVQPDIHLTSAEQLPGSPMTQARSPEEGQRPPAGDKLANGVRNNKVAWNLASRLYRLEGFRKSEVAAYLQKNNDFSRAVAEEYLSFFQFGGQSLDRALRSFLQALVLSGETQERERILYQFSRRFHHCNPGIFPSVDSVHTLTCAIMLLNTDLHGQNIGKSMSCQEFITNLNGLRDGRNFPKELLKALYWSIRSEKLEWAVDEEDTARPEKAQPSLPAGKMSKPFLQLAQDPTVPTYKQGILARKMHQDADGKKTPWGKRGWKMFHTLLRGMVLYFLKQGEDHCLEEESLVGQMVDEPVGVHHSLATPATHYTKKPHVFQLRTADWRLYLFQAPRSSIDPTRTAWTLPRTTCWICRGTYRSGGAVAASWRSIACGRSTWSTRKPATRPTCSCWWPACTAPLMLWTFGRSSWGGKLEALGSPSSA; from the exons ATGATGGGTGACTACAGACTCCCTGACCACCCCCAGCCCATGGAAATTCTCAATCTGTACTTGGGAGACAGCCTGGAGCCCCACCCAGGAGAGTGCCCGAGGGAAATGTGCAGCCATGAGGATCCACCGGAGCCTTTCGAGGAGCAAACCTGGGCCACTGACCCTCCTGAACCTACCAGACAAAATGTTCCTCCCTGGGGCTGCGGTGTGGAGCTCACACACCTGGGGAGCTGGGTCCATCAGGATGGGCTGGAGCCTTGCCAGGAGCAAACCCGGGCCACTGACCCTCCTGAATCTACCAGACAAGATGCTCCTCCCTGGGGCTCCGGTGTGGAGCTCACACACctggggagcccctctgcccagaggGAGCACAGGCAGAACACAGCATCACCAGGGTCACCAGTGAACAGCCATCTACCGGGGAGCCCAAAGCAGAACCGGAGCACGTCCACACAGGTAGTGTTCTGGGCAGGCATCCTGCAGGCCCAGATGTGTGTCCTAGAcctggaggaggagctggagaaGACGGAAGGGCTCAAGGCTGGACTGAAATGCTGTCTCCCCACACCCCCTGTGGACCTCCCCGGGGACACgggcctgcactccagcccaccTGAGAACGAAGACTCAGGGGAAGACAGCAGCGAGCCTGAgggagagggccaggcatggcTGAGAGAGGGAACCCCAGACTCTTCCCCACAGTGGGGAGCTGAGGAGGAGAGCATGTTCTTCAGCAACCCCCTCTTCCTGGCGAGTCCTTGCTCAGAGAACAGTGCTTCTGGAGAGTGCTTTTCCTGGGGGGCTTCAGACTCCCATGCAGGTGTGAGGACTGGACCTGAGAGCCCAGCGACTCTGGAGCCTCCCCTCCCAGAAGACACAGTGCTGTGGGAGCTGGAAAGTGAGCCAGATTTGGGGGACGGTGCTGCTATCAGTGGGCATTGTACCCCTCCATTCCCTGTGCCCATCTATAAACCACACTCCATCTGCTGGGCCTCAGTGGCTGCCGCTGAGGGGGCTCCTGCAGCACCTCCTGGTCACGGGGAGAGTGAG GGAGATAGGCTTGGTCCTGCTCCATCTGCAGCACCGTGTGTGGACGAAGCATTGACCTGGGAATCAGGATGTGTCGGATCTGATCTTGGCCCTGCTGCACATCctgtgcaaccttgg GCCTCTCTCAGCCCTGAGGGCTGGCAGAGAGGAGGTCCTTTTTGGCCCCAGGTGACTCTTAACTCCCAGGACAGAG ATGAGAGGGAGGGTGGGCACCCCCAGGAATCTCTTCCCTGCACCTTGGCCCCCTGCCCCTGGAGGAGCCCAGCTTCTTCTCCAGAGCCTAGCAGCCCAGAATCTGAGAGCAGAGGCCCTGgtcccaggcccagccctgcaTCGTCCCAGGAGGGCAGCCCGCAGCTTCAACACCACAGCTCAGGCATTTTGCCCAAGTGGACACTAGATGCTTCACAGTCTTCACTCTTGGAGACGGATGGGGAACAGCCAAGTTCCTTGAAGAAAGAGGAGGCAGGGGAGGCCCTGAAACCAGGCGAGGAAGTAAAGAGTGAAGGAACAGCCAGGCCTGCAGAGACTGGAGACGTCCAGCCTGACATTCACCTGACTTCTGCAGAACA GCTTCCTGGGAGCCCTATGACCCAAGCACGGTCCCCAGAGGAAGGCCAGAGACCACCAGCTGGAGACAAGCTAGCTAATGGCGTCAGGAACAACAAGGTAGCCTGGAACTTGGCCTCACGCCTCTATCGCCTGGAGGGCTTCCGGAAGTCTGAAGTGGCTGCCTACCTGCAGAAGAA CAATGACTTTAGCAGGGCTGTGGCTGAGGAGTACTTGTCCTTCTTCCAGTTTGGAGGCCAGAGCCTGGACCGAGCCCTCCG GAGCTTCCTCCAGGCCTTGGTGCTCAGTGGGGAGACTCAGGAACGGGAGCGAATCCTCTACCAGTTCTCCAGACGCTTCCACCATTGCAATCCGGGGATCTTCCCCTCAGTAG ATTCTGTACACACCTTGACATGTGCAATCATGCTCCTTAACACAGACCTGCATGGACAG AACATTGGGAAGAGCATGAGCTGCCAGGAATTCATAACCAACCTGAATGGGCTGAGGGATGGCAGGAACTTCCCCAAGGAGCTGCTGAAG GCCCTCTACTGGTCTATCCGCAGCGAGAAGCTCGAGTGGGCCGT GGATGAAGAAGACACAGCCAGACCTGAGAAGGCCCAGCCGTCCCTGCCAGCTGGCAAGATGAGCAAGCCCTTCCTTCAGCTGGCTCAGGATCCCACAGTGCCCACCTACAAGCAGGGCATTCTGGCTCGGAAAATGCATCAAGATGCAGACGGCAAGAAGA CGCCATGGGGCAAGCGTGGCTGGAAGATGTTCCACACCTTACTGCGAGGGATGGTTCTCTACTTCCTGAAG CAGGGAGAAGACCACTGCTTGGAGGAGGAGAGCTTGGTGGGGCAGATGGTGGATGAGCCCGTGGGGGTGCACCACTCGCTGGCCACCCCCGCCACCCATTACACCAAGAAGCCGCACGTCTTCCAGCTGCGCACGGCTGACTGGCGCCTCTACCTCTTCCAGGCACC GAGGAGCAGCATCGATCCCACGAGAACTGCCTGGACGCTGCCTCGGACGACCTGCTGGATCTGCAGAGGAACTTACCGGAGCGGCGGGGCCGTAGCCGCGAGCTGGAGGAGTATCGCCTGCGGAAGGAGTACCTGGAGTACGAG AAAACCCGCTACGAGACCTACGTGCAGCTGCTGGTGGCCCGCCTGCACTGCCCCTCTGATGCTCTGGACCTTTGGGAGGAGCAGCTGGGGAGGGAAGCTGGAGGCACTCGGGAGCCCAAGCTCAGCCTGA
- the PSD4 gene encoding PH and SEC7 domain-containing protein 4 isoform X7, with product MMGDYRLPDHPQPMEILNLYLGDSLEPHPGECPREMCSHEDPPEPFEEQTWATDPPEPTRQNVPPWGCGVELTHLGSWVHQDGLEPCQEQTRATDPPESTRQDAPPWGSGVELTHLGSPSAQREHRQNTASPGSPVNSHLPGSPKQNRSTSTQVVFWAGILQAQMCVLDLEEELEKTEGLKAGLKCCLPTPPVDLPGDTGLHSSPPENEDSGEDSSEPEGEGQAWLREGTPDSSPQWGAEEESMFFSNPLFLASPCSENSASGECFSWGASDSHAGVRTGPESPATLEPPLPEDTVLWELESEPDLGDGAAISGHCTPPFPVPIYKPHSICWASVAAAEGAPAAPPGHGESEGDRLGPAPSAAPCVDEALTWESGCVGSDLGPAAHPVQPWASLSPEGWQRGGPFWPQVTLNSQDRDEREGGHPQESLPCTLAPCPWRSPASSPEPSSPESESRGPGPRPSPASSQEGSPQLQHHSSGILPKWTLDASQSSLLETDGEQPSSLKKEEAGEALKPGEEVKSEGTARPAETGDVQPDIHLTSAEHENLRTPMNSSRLPGSPMTQARSPEEGQRPPAGDKLANGVRNNKVAWNLASRLYRLEGFRKSEVAAYLQKNNDFSRAVAEEYLSFFQFGGQSLDRALRSFLQALVLSGETQERERILYQFSRRFHHCNPGIFPSVDSVHTLTCAIMLLNTDLHGQNIGKSMSCQEFITNLNGLRDGRNFPKELLKALYWSIRSEKLEWAVDEEDTARPEKAQPSLPAGKMSKPFLQLAQDPTVPTYKQGILARKMHQDADGKKTPWGKRGWKMFHTLLRGMVLYFLKQGEDHCLEEESLVGQMVDEPVGVHHSLATPATHYTKKPHVFQLRTADWRLYLFQAPRSSIDPTRTAWTLPRTTCWICRGTYRSGGAVAASWRSIACGRSTWSTRKPATRPTCSCWWPACTAPLMLWTFGRSSWGGKLEALGSPSSA from the exons ATGATGGGTGACTACAGACTCCCTGACCACCCCCAGCCCATGGAAATTCTCAATCTGTACTTGGGAGACAGCCTGGAGCCCCACCCAGGAGAGTGCCCGAGGGAAATGTGCAGCCATGAGGATCCACCGGAGCCTTTCGAGGAGCAAACCTGGGCCACTGACCCTCCTGAACCTACCAGACAAAATGTTCCTCCCTGGGGCTGCGGTGTGGAGCTCACACACCTGGGGAGCTGGGTCCATCAGGATGGGCTGGAGCCTTGCCAGGAGCAAACCCGGGCCACTGACCCTCCTGAATCTACCAGACAAGATGCTCCTCCCTGGGGCTCCGGTGTGGAGCTCACACACctggggagcccctctgcccagaggGAGCACAGGCAGAACACAGCATCACCAGGGTCACCAGTGAACAGCCATCTACCGGGGAGCCCAAAGCAGAACCGGAGCACGTCCACACAGGTAGTGTTCTGGGCAGGCATCCTGCAGGCCCAGATGTGTGTCCTAGAcctggaggaggagctggagaaGACGGAAGGGCTCAAGGCTGGACTGAAATGCTGTCTCCCCACACCCCCTGTGGACCTCCCCGGGGACACgggcctgcactccagcccaccTGAGAACGAAGACTCAGGGGAAGACAGCAGCGAGCCTGAgggagagggccaggcatggcTGAGAGAGGGAACCCCAGACTCTTCCCCACAGTGGGGAGCTGAGGAGGAGAGCATGTTCTTCAGCAACCCCCTCTTCCTGGCGAGTCCTTGCTCAGAGAACAGTGCTTCTGGAGAGTGCTTTTCCTGGGGGGCTTCAGACTCCCATGCAGGTGTGAGGACTGGACCTGAGAGCCCAGCGACTCTGGAGCCTCCCCTCCCAGAAGACACAGTGCTGTGGGAGCTGGAAAGTGAGCCAGATTTGGGGGACGGTGCTGCTATCAGTGGGCATTGTACCCCTCCATTCCCTGTGCCCATCTATAAACCACACTCCATCTGCTGGGCCTCAGTGGCTGCCGCTGAGGGGGCTCCTGCAGCACCTCCTGGTCACGGGGAGAGTGAG GGAGATAGGCTTGGTCCTGCTCCATCTGCAGCACCGTGTGTGGACGAAGCATTGACCTGGGAATCAGGATGTGTCGGATCTGATCTTGGCCCTGCTGCACATCctgtgcaaccttgg GCCTCTCTCAGCCCTGAGGGCTGGCAGAGAGGAGGTCCTTTTTGGCCCCAGGTGACTCTTAACTCCCAGGACAGAG ATGAGAGGGAGGGTGGGCACCCCCAGGAATCTCTTCCCTGCACCTTGGCCCCCTGCCCCTGGAGGAGCCCAGCTTCTTCTCCAGAGCCTAGCAGCCCAGAATCTGAGAGCAGAGGCCCTGgtcccaggcccagccctgcaTCGTCCCAGGAGGGCAGCCCGCAGCTTCAACACCACAGCTCAGGCATTTTGCCCAAGTGGACACTAGATGCTTCACAGTCTTCACTCTTGGAGACGGATGGGGAACAGCCAAGTTCCTTGAAGAAAGAGGAGGCAGGGGAGGCCCTGAAACCAGGCGAGGAAGTAAAGAGTGAAGGAACAGCCAGGCCTGCAGAGACTGGAGACGTCCAGCCTGACATTCACCTGACTTCTGCAGAACA TGAGAATCTGAGGACACCGATGAACTCTTCTAGGCTTCCTGGGAGCCCTATGACCCAAGCACGGTCCCCAGAGGAAGGCCAGAGACCACCAGCTGGAGACAAGCTAGCTAATGGCGTCAGGAACAACAAGGTAGCCTGGAACTTGGCCTCACGCCTCTATCGCCTGGAGGGCTTCCGGAAGTCTGAAGTGGCTGCCTACCTGCAGAAGAA CAATGACTTTAGCAGGGCTGTGGCTGAGGAGTACTTGTCCTTCTTCCAGTTTGGAGGCCAGAGCCTGGACCGAGCCCTCCG GAGCTTCCTCCAGGCCTTGGTGCTCAGTGGGGAGACTCAGGAACGGGAGCGAATCCTCTACCAGTTCTCCAGACGCTTCCACCATTGCAATCCGGGGATCTTCCCCTCAGTAG ATTCTGTACACACCTTGACATGTGCAATCATGCTCCTTAACACAGACCTGCATGGACAG AACATTGGGAAGAGCATGAGCTGCCAGGAATTCATAACCAACCTGAATGGGCTGAGGGATGGCAGGAACTTCCCCAAGGAGCTGCTGAAG GCCCTCTACTGGTCTATCCGCAGCGAGAAGCTCGAGTGGGCCGT GGATGAAGAAGACACAGCCAGACCTGAGAAGGCCCAGCCGTCCCTGCCAGCTGGCAAGATGAGCAAGCCCTTCCTTCAGCTGGCTCAGGATCCCACAGTGCCCACCTACAAGCAGGGCATTCTGGCTCGGAAAATGCATCAAGATGCAGACGGCAAGAAGA CGCCATGGGGCAAGCGTGGCTGGAAGATGTTCCACACCTTACTGCGAGGGATGGTTCTCTACTTCCTGAAG CAGGGAGAAGACCACTGCTTGGAGGAGGAGAGCTTGGTGGGGCAGATGGTGGATGAGCCCGTGGGGGTGCACCACTCGCTGGCCACCCCCGCCACCCATTACACCAAGAAGCCGCACGTCTTCCAGCTGCGCACGGCTGACTGGCGCCTCTACCTCTTCCAGGCACC GAGGAGCAGCATCGATCCCACGAGAACTGCCTGGACGCTGCCTCGGACGACCTGCTGGATCTGCAGAGGAACTTACCGGAGCGGCGGGGCCGTAGCCGCGAGCTGGAGGAGTATCGCCTGCGGAAGGAGTACCTGGAGTACGAG AAAACCCGCTACGAGACCTACGTGCAGCTGCTGGTGGCCCGCCTGCACTGCCCCTCTGATGCTCTGGACCTTTGGGAGGAGCAGCTGGGGAGGGAAGCTGGAGGCACTCGGGAGCCCAAGCTCAGCCTGA